CCCTTCAGAACAAGCTCGACAACCTATAAGCCGATAGAAACATCTCGCCCGGCGCTCCGGATCGAGACGGCAAAGCCGCCGATCACATCGATCAAAGCGATCGTCATCAAAATGAAGAATACCTGCGTCGCAGCGTCCCGGACGAGTAGAAACTCGACCAGGAAGGCGATGAAAACCAGCATCGACAGCATGTGGTTGATAAGGTTGCCAGGCCCGGTTCTGGTTGCCTTCAGGATTTCGAAGAACAGCACGACAAGCGCTATGACGATAATGAGATCGCCGAGCGCCATGCTCCATATCGCGCCCGAGATCATCGACAGCACGATGATATCATGCTGCAGGGCCGGAATGCCGCCATCGCCCATCAGGCCCAGCATCGCCAGATTGTAGAGAATAAACGGGATAATCATCAGAGGCATGGCGGCGATCATCGGCAATCTCCCAGCGCAATATGCTTTGCGCAAATCAGATTCGATTTTCGCAAAGCATATTGCGTCGATTCAAAGTGCTACAGCGTCCTTTGCGCGCCTGAAAAGACGCACGGCGCTGTAGCGGGCTGGAAGAATACTGCCGCAAACCGCTGCCACACTGCAAGTCATTGCAAATATCATATCGCCGAAAAGCAAAAGGCCGGCTTGAGGCCGGCCTTGCAACTTCGATCGGACAAGCCGGATCGGAAATTATGCGCTTTCCTTCGGCGTCAGAACCTGGCGGCCGCGATACATGCCGGTCTTCAGGTCGATATGGTGCGGGCGGCGCAGTTCGCCGGAGTTCTTGTCTTCGACGTAGGTCGGAGCCTTAAGGGCGTCTGCCGAACGGCGCATACCGCGCTTGGACGGGCTTGTTTTTCTCTTCGGTACAGCCATTTCTCTTACTCCACTTGCGGGCAAAACATTCCCACGGCCACACCGGCGGCCGAAACGGACATGTCGCGATTTCGGAATTTCGCGCGCTTATACATGCAAGGGGTGGCCTTGACCAGTCCCCATGCGTATTTTTTGCGAAGCCGATGATTCCGTATCAGACTTCGTCTTCCGGCACGATCCAAGCCTCGGCGCGGGCTGCCTCTTCCCATTTGCGCCAGGCCGGATGCGCCTTCATGGTCGCCATATAGGCCAGCGTGTCGTCCCCGCTGACCAGGTCATAGATCTCGAACCGGTTGACGACAGGCGCAAACATCGCATCCGCGGCCCCGAACGCGCCGAAGAGAAACGGCCCGCCGGATTGCTGCAACAGATCCCGCCAGATCGTCTCGATGCGGCTGATGTCGGCCTCGACCCCATCCGGCAGCGCGATCCTGGCCTTCGGCCGGCGGATATTCATCGGGCAGGCGCCGCGCAGAGCCCGGAAGCTTGAGAGCATTTCCATCGAAACCGAACGGGCGAGCGCCCGCTGGGCACGATCCGCGGGCAGAAGACCGGCGTCCGGATAAAGCTCGGCGGCATATTCGATGATCGCCAGCGATTCCCAGACCTTCAATGCGCCATGCTGCAGAAGCGGCACGCGCCCGGTCGGAGAGACCGCCTTGATATTCGGATTGCCGCCCGCGTCGTCGAAAGGGATCAGCACCTCCTCGAAATCGATGCCGACGCCCGTCAGCGCCATCCAGGGTCGGAACGACCAGGAGGAATAATTCTTGTTGGCGATGTAGAGCGTCGGTCTAGCCATGGGCCTCTCCCGTTCAGGCGTCGAAATCGAAAATCAGCAATTCGTGGAAATGGTTCATGTCTTCGAACACGCAGAATGCCGGCGGTGCCAGTTCTAAAACAGGGGCCTTGCGGCGGATATCGTCGGCGACCTCGTCGAGCATTGCCTGCCAGCGCGGCAAGGCTTCATCCTCCAGCCGTTCGATCGCATAGGCGAAGGTCACGTGGAACTTGTA
This Rhizobium sp. NZLR1 DNA region includes the following protein-coding sequences:
- the rpmF gene encoding 50S ribosomal protein L32 is translated as MAVPKRKTSPSKRGMRRSADALKAPTYVEDKNSGELRRPHHIDLKTGMYRGRQVLTPKESA
- a CDS encoding glutathione S-transferase family protein — its product is MARPTLYIANKNYSSWSFRPWMALTGVGIDFEEVLIPFDDAGGNPNIKAVSPTGRVPLLQHGALKVWESLAIIEYAAELYPDAGLLPADRAQRALARSVSMEMLSSFRALRGACPMNIRRPKARIALPDGVEADISRIETIWRDLLQQSGGPFLFGAFGAADAMFAPVVNRFEIYDLVSGDDTLAYMATMKAHPAWRKWEEAARAEAWIVPEDEV